In the Rhizobium sp. CB3090 genome, one interval contains:
- a CDS encoding helix-turn-helix domain-containing protein, which translates to MIENKKKPNPIDIHVGSRIRLRRTMLGMSQEKLGESLGITFQQIQKYEKGTNRVGASRLQNISSILNVPVSFFFEDAPGEHAATAGGMAEASSSNYVVDFLSSSEGLQLNRAFVKISDGKVRRKVVELVKALAAEADAE; encoded by the coding sequence ATGATTGAGAACAAAAAGAAGCCGAACCCCATCGACATTCATGTCGGAAGCCGCATCCGCCTTCGCCGTACCATGCTCGGCATGAGCCAGGAGAAGCTCGGCGAAAGCCTCGGAATCACCTTTCAGCAGATTCAGAAGTACGAGAAAGGCACCAACCGCGTTGGCGCCAGCCGTCTTCAAAATATTTCCAGCATTCTTAACGTTCCGGTTTCCTTTTTCTTCGAGGACGCTCCGGGTGAGCATGCGGCAACAGCCGGCGGCATGGCCGAGGCCTCCAGCTCCAACTATGTGGTCGATTTCCTCTCCTCCTCCGAAGGGCTGCAGCTCAACCGCGCCTTCGTGAAGATCTCCGACGGTAAGGTCCGTCGCAAGGTGGTGGAGCTCGTCAAGGCGCTCGCAGCCGAAGCCGACGCCGAATAA
- the metK gene encoding methionine adenosyltransferase — MRANYLFTSESVAEGHPDKVCDRISDEIVDLVYREAAKTGVNPWGVRIACETLATTNRVVIAGEVRLPPSLMKKDKDGNDVINPSKFKAAARRAIKDIGYEQDGFHWKKARIDVLLHSQSADIAQGVDNAADQQGDEGAGDQGIMFGYACRETPDLMPAPIYYSHKILQLLAAARKKGDGEVAKLGPDAKSQVTVRYVDGKPTEVTSIVLSTQHLDESWDSKKVRAVVEPYIREALGDLKIAADCAWYINPTGKFVIGGPDGDAGLTGRKIIVDTYGGAAPHGGGAFSGKDTTKVDRSAAYAARYLAKNVVAAALADRCTIQLSYAIGVAQPLSIYVDLHGTGKGVTEDQVEEAIRKNMDLSPTGIRRHLDLNKPIYAKTSAYGHFGRKAGRDGSFSWERTDLVKALKEAVKTREAA, encoded by the coding sequence ATGCGCGCGAATTATCTGTTCACCAGCGAGTCTGTTGCCGAAGGTCACCCGGATAAAGTCTGTGACCGCATCTCCGACGAAATCGTCGATCTGGTCTACCGCGAAGCGGCAAAGACAGGCGTCAACCCCTGGGGAGTGCGCATTGCTTGCGAGACCCTTGCCACCACCAACCGCGTCGTGATCGCCGGTGAAGTGCGTCTGCCGCCGAGCCTGATGAAGAAGGACAAGGACGGCAACGACGTCATCAATCCTTCGAAGTTCAAGGCTGCTGCCCGCCGCGCCATCAAGGATATCGGCTACGAGCAGGACGGCTTCCACTGGAAGAAGGCGCGCATCGACGTTCTCCTGCATTCGCAGTCCGCCGACATCGCCCAGGGCGTCGACAACGCCGCCGACCAGCAGGGTGACGAAGGTGCCGGCGACCAGGGCATCATGTTCGGCTACGCCTGCCGCGAAACGCCGGACCTCATGCCGGCACCGATCTACTATTCGCATAAGATCCTGCAGCTCCTCGCGGCCGCCCGCAAGAAGGGCGACGGCGAGGTCGCCAAGCTCGGCCCGGACGCCAAGAGCCAAGTGACCGTTCGCTACGTCGACGGCAAGCCGACCGAAGTGACCTCGATCGTACTTTCCACCCAGCATCTCGATGAAAGCTGGGATTCGAAGAAGGTTCGCGCCGTCGTCGAACCCTATATTCGCGAAGCTCTCGGTGACCTGAAGATCGCGGCCGACTGCGCCTGGTATATCAACCCGACCGGCAAGTTCGTTATCGGTGGCCCGGATGGTGATGCGGGTCTGACTGGCCGCAAGATCATCGTCGACACCTACGGCGGCGCTGCTCCGCACGGCGGCGGCGCCTTCTCCGGCAAGGATACGACCAAGGTCGACCGTTCCGCTGCCTATGCTGCGCGCTACCTCGCGAAGAACGTCGTTGCCGCCGCTCTTGCCGACCGTTGCACGATCCAGCTCTCCTATGCCATCGGCGTTGCCCAGCCGCTGTCGATCTATGTCGACCTGCACGGCACCGGCAAGGGTGTCACTGAGGATCAGGTTGAAGAGGCTATCCGCAAGAACATGGACCTGTCGCCGACCGGCATCCGCCGCCATCTCGACCTCAACAAGCCGATCTATGCCAAGACCTCGGCTTACGGTCATTTCGGCCGCAAGGCAGGCCGCGACGGCTCGTTCTCCTGGGAGCGCACGGACCTCGTCAAGGCGCTGAAGGAAGCCGTAAAGACCCGGGAAGCTGCATGA
- a CDS encoding tRNA (guanosine(46)-N(7))-methyltransferase TrmB, protein MINSERRSRATEAFFGRRKGKALRGQQAERLEALLPQYIVDLSAPAPQPLNDLFQVPTERLRLEIGFGGGEHLIHRALEYQTTGFIGVEPFVNSMQKLLARVDETGARNIRVYNDDATQLLDWLPDACLDQIDLLYPDPWPKKKHWKRRFVSQVNLDRFHRVLKPGALFCFASDIDTYVNWTLQHCHAHGGFEWTAENASDWLTPYEGWPSTRYEAKARREGRSSAYLTFRRV, encoded by the coding sequence ATGATCAATTCCGAGCGCCGGTCGCGGGCGACGGAAGCATTCTTCGGCCGGCGCAAGGGAAAGGCCTTGCGCGGCCAGCAGGCCGAAAGGCTGGAAGCGCTGCTGCCGCAATATATCGTCGATCTCTCCGCACCGGCACCGCAGCCGCTGAATGATCTGTTCCAGGTGCCGACCGAACGTCTGCGCCTGGAAATAGGCTTCGGCGGCGGCGAGCACCTGATCCATCGGGCGCTGGAATATCAGACAACCGGCTTTATCGGCGTCGAGCCCTTCGTTAATTCCATGCAGAAACTGCTCGCCCGTGTCGACGAGACCGGCGCGCGTAACATCCGCGTCTACAATGACGACGCCACGCAACTGCTGGACTGGCTGCCGGACGCCTGCCTCGACCAGATCGATCTGCTCTATCCCGATCCCTGGCCGAAGAAAAAACACTGGAAGCGCCGCTTCGTCTCGCAGGTGAATCTCGACCGCTTCCATCGTGTCCTGAAACCCGGCGCCCTCTTCTGCTTCGCCTCCGACATCGATACCTATGTCAATTGGACGCTGCAGCATTGCCATGCTCACGGCGGCTTTGAGTGGACGGCAGAAAATGCCAGCGACTGGCTGACACCCTATGAGGGCTGGCCGAGCACGCGCTATGAGGCCAAGGCCCGGCGCGAGGGGCGGTCTTCGGCCTATCTGACATTCCGCCGCGTTTGA
- a CDS encoding DUF1150 family protein, translated as MLLREATARLTQSELADIGAGEVAYVRKIHSDEVSRCFPEAPDIDPSVDLWALFGADGTPILLTDNRSSTFYKAAEDELKTVSLH; from the coding sequence ATGCTTTTGAGAGAAGCCACTGCCCGCCTGACTCAATCCGAACTGGCCGATATCGGTGCCGGTGAGGTTGCCTATGTCAGAAAGATACATTCGGACGAAGTTTCCCGTTGCTTCCCCGAGGCGCCGGACATCGATCCGAGCGTCGACCTCTGGGCGCTGTTCGGTGCGGATGGCACGCCGATCCTTTTGACGGATAACCGCTCGAGCACCTTCTACAAGGCGGCTGAGGACGAGTTGAAGACTGTCAGCCTGCATTGA
- a CDS encoding Hsp20 family protein has protein sequence MSRTTPFASPLLLGFDTMEKTLERISKASDGYPPYNIERMRADRLSGEPERLRITLAVAGFSEDELDITTEENQLLIRGRQVEPEERDYLYRGIAARQFQRVFVLADGMQVLGAVLKNGLLSVDLIRPEPDRMVKKINISVSQ, from the coding sequence ATGAGCCGGACGACTCCCTTTGCCAGCCCTCTGCTTCTGGGCTTCGACACCATGGAAAAGACGCTGGAGCGGATTTCCAAGGCTAGTGATGGTTATCCCCCTTACAATATCGAACGCATGCGGGCTGACCGCCTCTCGGGCGAGCCTGAGCGTCTGCGCATCACGCTTGCGGTTGCCGGCTTCTCGGAAGACGAGCTCGATATCACCACAGAAGAAAACCAGCTTTTGATCCGTGGGCGACAAGTGGAGCCGGAGGAGCGCGATTATCTCTATCGCGGAATTGCGGCCCGTCAGTTCCAACGCGTCTTCGTTTTGGCTGACGGCATGCAGGTGCTTGGCGCCGTCCTGAAAAACGGCCTCCTTTCCGTCGATCTCATTCGGCCGGAACCGGACCGGATGGTAAAGAAAATTAACATTTCGGTCTCACAGTAA
- a CDS encoding nucleoside hydrolase: MTELRKIIIDTDPGQDDAAAIFLAFGSREEIDVLGITTVAGNVPLRLTSRNARIVCELCNRRDVKVFAGADAPLKRKLVTAEHVHGKTGLDGPDLPEPTMDLQPGHAVDFIVETLRNEPAGAVTLCTLGPLTNIALAFQKAPDIVARVRELVMMGGGFFEGGNITPAAEFNIYVDPEAADVVFRSGVPIVMMPLDVTHQLLTRKDRVARIAAVGSAPAKAMVEMLEFFERFDIEKYGSDGGPLHDPTVIAYLLKPELFKGRDCNVEIEVASELTVGMTVVDWWHVTDRKHNAKVMRHVDADGFFALLTERFARI, from the coding sequence ATGACCGAGCTCAGAAAAATTATCATCGATACCGATCCCGGCCAGGACGATGCCGCCGCGATTTTCCTCGCCTTCGGAAGCCGTGAAGAGATTGACGTGCTCGGCATCACCACGGTCGCCGGCAACGTGCCGCTGCGGCTGACGAGCCGCAATGCACGTATCGTCTGTGAGCTCTGCAATCGCCGTGATGTGAAGGTTTTTGCCGGCGCCGATGCGCCGCTCAAGCGCAAGCTGGTCACCGCCGAGCATGTCCATGGCAAGACCGGCCTCGACGGCCCCGACCTGCCGGAACCGACCATGGACCTTCAGCCCGGCCATGCCGTCGATTTCATCGTGGAGACGCTGAGAAACGAGCCGGCGGGCGCGGTCACGCTCTGCACGCTCGGTCCGCTCACCAATATCGCGCTCGCCTTCCAGAAGGCGCCAGACATTGTCGCCCGCGTCCGCGAACTGGTGATGATGGGCGGCGGCTTCTTCGAAGGCGGCAACATCACGCCGGCCGCGGAATTCAACATCTATGTCGATCCCGAGGCCGCCGATGTCGTCTTCCGCTCCGGTGTACCGATCGTCATGATGCCGCTCGACGTGACGCACCAGCTTCTGACCCGCAAGGATCGCGTGGCGCGGATCGCCGCCGTAGGCTCCGCCCCGGCCAAGGCCATGGTCGAGATGCTGGAATTCTTCGAGCGTTTCGATATCGAAAAATATGGCTCCGACGGCGGCCCGTTGCACGACCCGACGGTCATCGCCTACCTGCTGAAGCCGGAGCTGTTCAAAGGCCGCGATTGCAATGTCGAGATCGAGGTTGCGTCGGAACTGACGGTTGGCATGACCGTCGTCGACTGGTGGCATGTTACCGACCGCAAGCATAACGCCAAGGTCATGCGCCATGTTGATGCCGACGGTTTCTTCGCACTGCTGACCGAGCGTTTCGCACGCATCTGA
- a CDS encoding methyl-accepting chemotaxis protein, which translates to MSIFRMKSLAAKLILVTGVAIALVLFVSNFLLISQNRDRVQMLTMDQANSEAKSISNEIAANVGELASAARSMAAIIGRGHEGHTFDRKGIINILKANVEQNAFAFGSWFCEKLGAFDGKTTELAGNKDEGVNDKGVFTPYWSKTKDGGIQFSTFDNDYTAAWWKLAADSGKGAITPPYLAKGTDVPTTMSSIAYPVTSGGKVIGVSGVDISLASLSVKLQNLHPFGSGRVLLVSQDNKWLVAPNKDLLMKDYSGDGADVIKAALTSSATGLVKNLADGDTEGFDRVVYPFAVPGLNATWVVLIDVPHSAIAEPVREQTYMMIIGGILVLAAVMLALYAAVRAFVQKPLGGLVATVNSLSAGNYAEPVEGQDRADEIGSVAKALEGFRFALADTKRLETEANDQRRAAEGERSRSEAERGETVALQRRIVTIVGQSLAELSKGNLSHRIAEEFPGEYAQLKQDFNAALASLEETVHTMNLSISNIGGGTGEISNSASDLARRTEQQAASLEETAAALNELTAQVNSSAENARTAASSVNAASDDAGRSGEIVQKAIASMHGIEQSSQEVSRIIGVIDEIAFQTNLLALNAGVEAARAGEAGKGFAVVAQEVRELAQRSANAAKEIKTLINTSAGQVKEGVDLVGRTGSALHKIAEQVMEINGLIRQISASASEQAIGLKEINSAMNQMDQVTQQNAAMVEETTAASVTLNDEAQTLKSLVARFRTSHSGQDNATALRATAQQMRAPAPVRRAAPAAAPARKVQPQTQGANALAQSEWEEF; encoded by the coding sequence ATGTCCATCTTTCGTATGAAATCGCTTGCGGCCAAGCTCATCCTGGTCACTGGGGTAGCGATTGCGCTGGTTCTGTTCGTCTCCAACTTCCTGCTGATTTCGCAGAATCGCGATCGCGTGCAGATGCTGACCATGGATCAGGCCAATAGCGAGGCCAAATCCATCTCCAACGAAATTGCCGCCAATGTCGGCGAACTCGCCAGCGCTGCCCGCTCCATGGCCGCCATTATCGGTCGCGGCCACGAGGGCCACACCTTCGATCGCAAGGGCATCATCAATATCCTCAAGGCCAATGTCGAGCAGAACGCCTTCGCCTTCGGCAGTTGGTTCTGCGAAAAACTCGGCGCATTCGACGGCAAGACAACCGAACTTGCCGGCAACAAGGATGAAGGCGTCAACGACAAGGGCGTGTTCACACCCTATTGGTCGAAGACGAAGGACGGCGGCATTCAGTTCTCCACCTTCGACAATGACTACACCGCCGCATGGTGGAAGCTCGCTGCCGATAGCGGCAAGGGCGCCATCACCCCGCCATACCTGGCCAAAGGCACCGACGTTCCGACAACCATGAGCTCGATCGCTTATCCCGTCACGTCCGGCGGCAAGGTGATCGGCGTCTCCGGCGTCGACATCTCGCTCGCTTCGCTCTCCGTCAAGCTGCAGAACCTGCATCCCTTCGGCTCCGGCCGCGTCCTCCTGGTCTCGCAAGACAACAAGTGGCTGGTGGCGCCGAACAAGGACCTGCTGATGAAGGACTATAGCGGCGATGGCGCCGACGTCATCAAGGCAGCATTGACCTCATCGGCGACGGGCCTGGTGAAGAACCTTGCCGATGGCGACACGGAAGGGTTCGATCGCGTGGTCTATCCCTTCGCCGTGCCCGGCCTCAATGCCACCTGGGTCGTGCTCATCGACGTACCCCACAGTGCGATTGCCGAACCGGTGCGCGAGCAGACCTATATGATGATCATCGGCGGCATCCTCGTGCTCGCTGCCGTCATGCTGGCGCTCTACGCCGCCGTGCGCGCCTTCGTGCAGAAACCGCTCGGCGGATTGGTCGCCACCGTCAACAGCCTCAGTGCCGGCAACTATGCCGAACCCGTCGAGGGCCAAGATCGTGCCGACGAGATCGGCTCGGTCGCCAAGGCGCTCGAAGGCTTCCGCTTCGCCCTTGCCGATACCAAGCGGCTGGAGACCGAAGCCAACGACCAGCGTCGTGCCGCTGAAGGCGAACGTTCCCGCTCGGAAGCGGAGCGGGGCGAAACCGTGGCGCTGCAGCGGCGCATCGTCACCATTGTCGGCCAGAGCCTTGCCGAACTCTCCAAGGGCAATCTCAGCCACCGCATTGCGGAGGAATTCCCTGGCGAGTACGCCCAGTTGAAACAGGACTTCAATGCCGCACTCGCCAGCCTGGAAGAGACGGTGCACACGATGAACCTCAGCATCAGCAATATCGGCGGCGGCACGGGCGAGATCAGCAACAGCGCCTCGGACCTTGCCCGCCGCACCGAGCAGCAGGCGGCAAGCCTGGAGGAAACCGCCGCTGCGCTCAATGAGCTCACGGCCCAGGTCAATTCCAGCGCCGAAAATGCCCGCACGGCTGCCAGCAGCGTCAACGCGGCATCCGATGATGCCGGACGCTCCGGCGAGATCGTGCAGAAGGCGATCGCCTCCATGCACGGCATCGAGCAGTCTTCGCAGGAAGTTTCACGCATCATCGGCGTGATCGACGAAATCGCTTTCCAGACCAACCTTCTCGCTCTGAATGCCGGTGTCGAAGCCGCCCGCGCCGGCGAAGCCGGCAAGGGTTTTGCCGTCGTGGCGCAGGAAGTGCGCGAACTGGCGCAGCGTTCGGCCAATGCCGCCAAAGAGATCAAGACCCTGATCAACACTTCGGCCGGCCAGGTCAAGGAAGGCGTCGATCTCGTCGGCCGCACGGGCAGCGCGCTGCACAAGATAGCCGAGCAGGTGATGGAGATCAACGGCCTCATCCGCCAGATCTCGGCTTCTGCCAGCGAACAGGCGATCGGGCTGAAGGAAATCAACTCGGCCATGAACCAGATGGACCAGGTCACGCAGCAGAATGCCGCGATGGTGGAAGAAACCACCGCCGCCAGCGTGACGCTGAACGACGAGGCCCAGACTTTGAAGTCGCTCGTCGCCCGCTTCCGTACGTCGCACAGCGGTCAGGACAATGCGACTGCGCTGCGCGCCACCGCCCAGCAGATGCGCGCGCCGGCACCTGTCCGCCGTGCTGCCCCTGCCGCCGCCCCGGCTCGCAAAGTGCAGCCGCAGACCCAGGGCGCGAACGCGCTGGCGCAGAGTGAATGGGAAGAATTCTGA
- a CDS encoding ribokinase has product MITIFGSINMDLIATTDRLPKPGETVAGNGFSTAAGGKGANQALAARRAGSTVRLTGAVGNDGFAVPALALLDAAGTDLSTVSQISEPTGTALILVGGDGENMIAVVPGANGTMAAEDATKAVDALSPGDTLMLQFEIPVAAVETALAAAKAKGVRTVLNLAPLIPDAARLGRLADIVIANETEFERLAGQENMSTGGREAALVRLHAETGQTLIVTLGADGVIAIRNSELLRAKGLIIEPVDTVGAGDTFCGYLAASLDQGLDFHVALRRAAVAGSLACLKPGAQPSIPSASDVAAHL; this is encoded by the coding sequence ATGATCACTATTTTCGGCTCCATCAATATGGACCTCATCGCCACCACCGACCGTCTGCCGAAGCCGGGCGAGACGGTGGCGGGCAACGGCTTTTCCACCGCCGCCGGCGGCAAGGGCGCCAACCAGGCGCTGGCAGCGCGGCGCGCCGGCTCGACGGTGCGTTTGACCGGCGCCGTCGGCAATGATGGTTTCGCCGTGCCGGCACTTGCCCTGCTCGATGCCGCCGGCACCGATCTCTCCACCGTCAGCCAGATTTCCGAGCCGACCGGCACCGCGCTGATCCTCGTTGGCGGCGACGGCGAAAACATGATCGCCGTCGTGCCCGGCGCCAACGGCACGATGGCGGCCGAGGATGCGACCAAAGCCGTCGATGCTCTGAGCCCGGGCGATACGCTCATGCTGCAATTCGAAATCCCGGTCGCAGCCGTCGAGACGGCGCTCGCAGCGGCAAAGGCCAAGGGCGTCCGCACCGTTCTCAATCTCGCACCCCTCATTCCCGATGCCGCACGGCTCGGACGCCTTGCCGATATCGTCATCGCCAACGAGACGGAATTCGAGAGGCTGGCAGGCCAGGAAAACATGTCGACCGGCGGCCGCGAGGCGGCACTTGTCCGCCTGCACGCCGAAACGGGGCAGACGCTGATCGTCACGCTCGGCGCCGACGGCGTCATCGCTATCCGCAATAGTGAATTGTTGCGCGCCAAGGGCCTCATCATCGAACCGGTCGATACCGTCGGCGCCGGCGACACTTTCTGCGGCTATCTGGCCGCCAGCCTCGACCAGGGTCTCGATTTTCACGTAGCGCTGCGTCGCGCCGCCGTCGCCGGCTCGCTGGCTTGCCTGAAACCAGGTGCCCAGCCGTCGATCCCAAGTGCAAGCGATGTCGCTGCACATCTTTGA
- a CDS encoding DNA recombination protein RmuC, whose amino-acid sequence MSFSFFGQDIPAVPLLIGLVILLLIAVIVLVINNRGRLTEEDMLRAEDAEHNMAALLRAQAEMQGRLATMAEVFGSRQAEFNHAINQRLDGMSQRVTATIGEQTRSTHENLRRLQERLAVIDAAQSNIQSLAKDVVGLQAILSNKQTRGAFGQARMETIIADGLPMGAYAFQPTLSNGSRPDCTVRMPNGSPPLVIDAKFPLEAWNAIRNAAATSPEQGRIAAQQFRRDLEVHIRDVAEKYLIQGETQDTAFLFVPSESIFAEIHENFEAIVQKAQRSRIVIVSPSLLMLSIQVIQAVLKDQRMREQAHVIQGEVAQLMTDLSRLDERVRKLQGHFAMAQKDVDMIVTSADKLARRGERIEALEFEAAGEPAKAPAEDRPKPIDNRTGQLKLRVVDED is encoded by the coding sequence ATGTCCTTTTCATTTTTCGGCCAAGACATTCCCGCAGTGCCGTTACTCATCGGCCTGGTCATCCTGCTGCTGATCGCCGTCATCGTCCTTGTCATCAACAATAGAGGGCGACTGACCGAAGAAGATATGCTGCGGGCCGAGGATGCCGAGCACAATATGGCGGCGCTGCTGAGAGCCCAGGCGGAAATGCAAGGACGGCTTGCGACCATGGCCGAAGTATTCGGCTCGCGGCAGGCGGAGTTCAACCACGCCATCAATCAACGACTCGACGGCATGTCGCAGCGGGTGACTGCGACGATTGGCGAGCAGACTCGCTCGACGCATGAGAACCTGCGCCGCTTGCAGGAGCGGCTTGCCGTTATCGACGCCGCGCAGAGCAATATTCAGTCCCTTGCCAAGGATGTCGTCGGCTTACAGGCAATCCTCTCCAACAAGCAGACGCGGGGCGCCTTCGGCCAGGCCCGGATGGAGACGATCATCGCCGACGGATTGCCGATGGGCGCCTATGCCTTCCAGCCAACGCTCTCCAACGGATCGCGGCCGGACTGCACCGTGCGCATGCCGAACGGCTCGCCGCCGCTGGTGATCGATGCCAAATTTCCGCTGGAGGCATGGAACGCCATCCGCAACGCGGCCGCAACAAGCCCTGAACAGGGCAGGATTGCCGCGCAGCAATTCCGCCGGGACCTCGAAGTGCATATTCGCGATGTCGCCGAGAAATATCTCATTCAAGGGGAGACCCAGGATACGGCCTTCCTCTTCGTTCCCTCCGAATCGATCTTTGCCGAAATCCACGAGAATTTCGAAGCGATTGTGCAGAAGGCGCAGCGCTCGCGCATCGTTATCGTCTCGCCGTCACTGCTGATGCTGTCGATCCAGGTCATCCAGGCCGTGTTGAAGGACCAGCGCATGCGCGAGCAGGCGCATGTGATCCAGGGCGAAGTGGCGCAGCTCATGACCGATCTTTCTCGCCTCGACGAGCGAGTGCGCAAGCTGCAGGGGCATTTCGCCATGGCGCAGAAGGACGTCGACATGATCGTCACCTCCGCCGACAAGCTGGCACGCCGCGGCGAAAGGATAGAAGCGCTGGAATTCGAAGCCGCCGGCGAGCCGGCGAAGGCGCCCGCCGAGGACCGGCCGAAACCGATCGACAATCGCACCGGCCAACTTAAGCTCAGGGTGGTTGACGAGGACTGA
- the def gene encoding peptide deformylase yields the protein MTIKPLIILPDPLLRQASAPIERVDTEVQRLADDMLATMYDAPGIGLAAIQVGVPRRMLVIDVSREGEDKQPLVFINPEIVSSSDERSVYEEGCLSIPDYYAEVERPARVTVKHLDRDGKEQIVEADGLLATCLQHEIDHLNGVLFIDYISRLKRDMVIKKFTKAAKSKAL from the coding sequence ATGACGATCAAGCCACTCATCATTTTGCCCGACCCGTTGCTCCGCCAGGCCTCTGCGCCCATTGAGCGCGTCGATACCGAAGTTCAACGCCTTGCCGACGATATGCTGGCAACCATGTATGACGCGCCAGGCATCGGCCTTGCGGCCATCCAGGTCGGCGTTCCCCGCCGCATGCTGGTAATCGACGTGTCGCGTGAAGGGGAGGATAAGCAGCCGCTGGTCTTCATCAATCCCGAAATCGTCAGCTCTTCCGACGAACGCTCGGTTTATGAGGAAGGCTGTCTCTCCATTCCGGATTATTACGCCGAAGTCGAGCGTCCGGCCCGCGTCACCGTCAAGCATCTCGACCGCGACGGCAAGGAACAGATCGTCGAAGCCGACGGCCTGCTCGCCACCTGTCTCCAACACGAGATCGACCATCTGAACGGCGTGCTGTTCATCGACTACATCTCGCGCCTGAAGCGCGACATGGTGATCAAGAAGTTCACCAAGGCAGCGAAGTCGAAGGCGCTCTGA
- a CDS encoding plasmid stabilization protein produces the protein MGDLLLRGVDEALKKQLQANASRHGRSLSEEAIALLRQSLGRQQDLNSSAGLRLRAVLGAEKLSEEEIEAINAFRHAPDREPPHFE, from the coding sequence ATGGGCGATCTTTTGCTGCGTGGCGTGGACGAAGCGTTAAAGAAGCAATTGCAAGCGAATGCCAGCCGGCATGGCCGAAGCCTTTCAGAAGAGGCGATCGCTCTGCTGCGTCAGTCGCTTGGACGGCAGCAGGATTTGAACAGTTCAGCAGGTCTGCGGTTAAGAGCGGTTCTTGGTGCAGAGAAGCTGAGCGAAGAAGAAATCGAGGCAATCAATGCTTTTCGGCATGCGCCGGACCGCGAGCCGCCGCATTTCGAATAG
- a CDS encoding type II toxin-antitoxin system VapC family toxin: protein MIVLDTNVISELQGRLHSDRILSWLDGFAVESVFVTAITIGEIRFGLELLADGKRKATLIAELDAIEAEFSGRVLGFSSNAAHQYGIISARRHKIGRRMETKDAMIAAICLANGATLATRNTKDFEGLDLKLVNPFEGG from the coding sequence ATGATTGTTCTGGACACAAATGTCATCTCCGAGCTGCAAGGGCGACTGCACAGCGATCGCATATTGTCTTGGCTTGATGGCTTTGCCGTCGAATCGGTTTTCGTAACCGCCATCACCATTGGAGAGATTCGCTTCGGACTGGAGCTCCTGGCTGATGGCAAGCGCAAAGCGACACTGATCGCGGAGCTGGATGCGATAGAGGCAGAGTTTTCCGGCCGCGTTCTGGGCTTTTCAAGCAATGCGGCCCATCAATATGGAATAATTTCTGCTCGACGCCACAAGATAGGCCGAAGAATGGAAACCAAGGACGCTATGATCGCAGCCATCTGCCTGGCCAATGGTGCGACATTGGCGACGCGGAACACAAAAGATTTCGAGGGGCTTGATCTGAAGCTCGTAAACCCGTTTGAAGGCGGCTGA